A window from Anser cygnoides isolate HZ-2024a breed goose chromosome 1, Taihu_goose_T2T_genome, whole genome shotgun sequence encodes these proteins:
- the ECRG4 gene encoding augurin encodes MPPPCPRGALPGAFLLFLLVLLLPLLCAAPGVSRGNKLKLMLQKREAPAAVKPEVSVKEKAAKEFLSSLRRHKRQLWDRSQPDVQQWYQQFLYLGFDEAKFEDDMSYWTSLGRGGNEYYGGYYQHHYDEDSPIGPRNPHTFRHGAGVNYDDY; translated from the exons ATGCCTCCTCCGTGCCCCCGCGGGGCCCTGCCCGGggccttcctcctcttcctcctcgtcctcctcctcccgctgctCTGCGCGGCCCCCG GCGTTTCGAGAGGAAATAAGCTTAAACTGATGCTTCAAAAACGAGAAG CCCCCGCCGCCGTGAAGCCCGAGGTGTCGGTGAAAGAGAAGGCGGCCAAGGAGTTCCTGAGCAGCCTGAGACGCCACAAGCGGCAGCTGTGGGACCGCAGCCAGCCCGACGTGCAGCAGTGGTACCAGCAGTTCCTGTACCTGGGCTTCGACGAGGCG AAATTTGAAGACGACATGTCCTACTGGACGAGCTTAGGGCGCGGTGGCAACGAGTACTACGGTGGATACTACCAACACCACTACGATGAGGATTCACCAATTGGCCCACGGAACCCCCACACCTTCAGGCATGGGGCAGGCGTCAACTACGATGATTACTAA